One region of Mycobacterium riyadhense genomic DNA includes:
- a CDS encoding polyribonucleotide nucleotidyltransferase produces MSAAEIEEGVFESTATIDNGSFGTRVVRFETGRLALQAAGAVVAYLDEENMLLSATTASKSPKEHFDFFPLTVDVEERMYAAGRIPGSFFRREGRPSTDAILTCRLIDRPLRPSFVDGLRNEIQIVVTILSLDPNDLYDVLAINAASASTQLGGLPFSGPIGGVRVALIDGTWVAFPTVEQIERAVFDMVVAGRIVGDADKKDVAIMMVEAEATENVIELVEGGAQAPTETVVAQGLEAAKPFIAALCTAQQELADAAARPAGEYPTFPDYGEDVYYSVASVATDELSAALTIGGKAEREQRTDEIKTQVVERLADSYEGREKEIGAAFRSLTKKLVRQRILTDHFRIDGRGITDIRALSAEVAVVPRAHGSALFERGETQILGVTTLDMVKMAQQIDSLGPETSKRYMHHYNFPPFSTGETGRVGSPKRREIGHGALAERALVPVLPSIEDFPYAIRQVSEALGSNGSTSMGSVCASTLALLNAGVPIKAPVAGIAMGLVSDDVETDGGTERRFVTLTDILGAEDAFGDMDFKCAGTKDFVTALQLDTKLDGIPSKVLAGALEQARDARLTILDVMAEAIDSPDEISPYAPRVTTIKVPVDKIGEVIGPKGKVINAITEETGAQISIEDDGTVFVGATDGPSAQAAIDRINAIANPQLPTVGERFLGTVVKTTDFGAFVSLLPGRDGLVHISKLGKGKRIAKVEDVVNVGDKLRVEIADIDKRGKISLVLVDDEENAAPAAPADAATVSS; encoded by the coding sequence ATGTCTGCAGCTGAAATTGAAGAAGGCGTATTCGAATCGACCGCCACCATCGACAACGGGAGCTTCGGCACCCGCGTCGTCCGTTTCGAGACCGGCCGGTTGGCGTTGCAGGCGGCCGGTGCGGTGGTCGCCTACCTCGACGAAGAAAATATGCTGCTGTCGGCAACCACCGCCAGCAAGAGCCCCAAGGAACACTTCGACTTCTTCCCGCTGACGGTCGATGTCGAGGAGCGGATGTACGCCGCCGGCCGCATCCCCGGGTCGTTCTTCCGTCGTGAAGGCCGGCCGTCCACGGACGCGATCCTGACCTGCCGGCTCATCGACCGCCCGCTGCGCCCGTCGTTCGTTGACGGCCTGCGCAACGAGATCCAGATCGTGGTGACGATTCTGAGCCTGGACCCCAACGACCTCTATGACGTGCTGGCGATCAATGCCGCGTCGGCGTCCACCCAGCTGGGCGGGCTGCCGTTCTCCGGCCCCATCGGGGGTGTGCGGGTCGCGCTCATCGACGGCACCTGGGTTGCTTTCCCCACGGTCGAGCAAATCGAGCGCGCCGTGTTCGACATGGTGGTGGCGGGCCGGATTGTCGGCGATGCCGACAAAAAAGACGTCGCCATCATGATGGTTGAGGCCGAGGCCACCGAAAACGTCATCGAGCTCGTCGAAGGCGGTGCCCAGGCACCGACGGAAACCGTGGTGGCCCAGGGCCTCGAAGCGGCCAAGCCGTTCATCGCCGCGCTCTGCACCGCGCAGCAGGAGCTCGCGGACGCCGCCGCCAGGCCGGCCGGTGAGTACCCGACGTTCCCCGACTACGGCGAAGACGTGTACTACTCGGTCGCCTCGGTGGCCACCGACGAGCTAAGCGCCGCCCTGACCATCGGCGGCAAGGCCGAACGCGAACAGCGCACCGACGAGATCAAGACACAGGTTGTCGAGAGGCTCGCCGACAGCTACGAGGGTCGTGAGAAGGAGATCGGCGCCGCGTTCCGCTCGTTGACCAAGAAGCTGGTTCGGCAGCGCATCCTCACCGACCATTTCCGCATCGACGGCCGCGGCATCACCGACATCCGCGCATTGTCGGCCGAGGTCGCCGTAGTCCCACGCGCCCACGGCAGCGCGCTGTTCGAGCGCGGCGAAACCCAGATCCTCGGCGTGACCACCCTCGACATGGTGAAGATGGCCCAGCAGATCGACTCGCTCGGGCCGGAAACGTCGAAGCGGTACATGCACCACTACAACTTCCCGCCCTTCTCCACCGGAGAAACCGGCCGCGTCGGTTCGCCCAAGCGGCGTGAGATCGGCCACGGGGCGCTGGCCGAGCGGGCTCTGGTGCCGGTGCTGCCCAGCATCGAGGACTTCCCCTACGCGATCCGCCAGGTATCGGAGGCCCTGGGCTCCAACGGCTCGACATCGATGGGATCGGTGTGCGCGTCCACGTTGGCCCTGCTCAACGCCGGCGTGCCGATCAAGGCGCCGGTGGCCGGCATCGCAATGGGCCTGGTATCTGACGACGTCGAAACTGACGGTGGGACCGAGCGTCGCTTTGTGACCCTGACCGACATCCTGGGCGCCGAAGACGCGTTCGGCGACATGGACTTCAAGTGCGCCGGCACCAAGGACTTCGTCACCGCGTTGCAACTGGACACCAAGCTCGACGGGATCCCCTCAAAGGTGCTAGCCGGTGCTCTCGAACAAGCCCGAGATGCTCGACTGACCATCCTGGACGTCATGGCCGAGGCCATCGACTCACCCGACGAGATCAGCCCGTACGCGCCGCGGGTGACCACCATCAAGGTTCCGGTGGACAAGATCGGTGAGGTCATTGGACCCAAGGGCAAGGTCATCAACGCGATCACCGAAGAGACCGGCGCGCAAATCTCGATCGAAGACGACGGCACCGTGTTCGTCGGCGCCACCGACGGGCCGTCAGCGCAGGCCGCGATCGACAGGATCAACGCCATCGCCAACCCGCAGCTGCCTACGGTAGGGGAGCGGTTCCTCGGAACGGTAGTCAAGACAACCGATTTCGGCGCGTTCGTGTCATTGCTGCCCGGGCGCGACGGTCTGGTGCATATCTCCAAGCTCGGCAAGGGCAAGCGCATCGCAAAGGTCGAGGACGTCGTCAACGTTGGTGACAAGCTCCGGGTAGAGATCGCCGACATCGACAAGCGCGGCAAGATCTCGCTGGTCCTCGTGGATGACGAAGAGAACGCGGCTCCCGCAGCACCAGCCGATGCCGCGACGGTCAGCAGCTGA
- a CDS encoding M16 family metallopeptidase, translated as MPRRSAADPGAAPAVRRTTLPGGLRVVTEYLPAVRSASVGVWVGVGSRDEGATVAGAAHFLEHLLFKSTPTRTAVDIAQAMDAVGGELNAFTAKEHTCYYAHVLDSDLELAVDLVADVVLNGRCAVDDVELERDVVLEEIAMRDDDPEDALADMFLTALFGDHPVGRPVIGSAQSVAAMTRAQLHSFHMRRYTPERMVVAVAGNVDHDEVVALVREHFGPRLVRGRKPAAPRKGSGRVNGYPGLTVGNRDAEQTHVSMGVRTPGRGWEHRWALSVLHTALGGGLSSRLFQEVRESRGLAYSVYSALDIFADSGALSIYAACLPERFADVMRVTSEVLESVARDGITEAECRIAKGSLRGGLVLGLEDSSSRMSRLGRSELNYGAHRTIEHTLRQIERVTVEEVNAVASRLLSKRYGAAVLGPYSSKRSLPQQLRAMVS; from the coding sequence ATGCCGCGACGGTCAGCAGCTGACCCAGGGGCTGCTCCGGCAGTGCGTCGCACCACACTGCCCGGCGGCCTGCGGGTAGTCACCGAATACCTCCCAGCGGTGCGCTCGGCGTCAGTCGGTGTCTGGGTTGGGGTGGGATCGCGCGACGAGGGCGCCACGGTAGCCGGGGCCGCGCATTTCCTCGAACATTTGCTGTTCAAGTCCACGCCAACCCGCACTGCCGTGGACATCGCGCAAGCGATGGACGCCGTAGGCGGGGAGCTGAACGCATTCACCGCCAAGGAACACACCTGCTACTACGCCCATGTGCTCGACAGCGACCTCGAGCTGGCTGTCGACCTGGTTGCCGACGTGGTGCTCAACGGTCGCTGCGCCGTCGACGATGTCGAGCTGGAACGTGACGTTGTCCTTGAAGAGATTGCGATGCGCGACGACGACCCCGAGGACGCGCTCGCGGACATGTTCTTGACGGCGTTGTTTGGTGATCACCCGGTGGGCCGTCCGGTGATCGGCAGCGCGCAATCGGTGGCGGCGATGACACGAGCCCAATTGCACTCGTTTCACATGCGGCGCTACACACCGGAGCGGATGGTCGTGGCGGTGGCCGGCAATGTCGACCACGACGAGGTGGTCGCGTTGGTGCGCGAGCATTTCGGGCCCCGTTTGGTCCGCGGGCGCAAGCCCGCGGCACCGCGAAAGGGATCCGGACGGGTGAACGGCTATCCCGGGTTGACGGTAGGTAATCGGGACGCCGAGCAGACCCATGTATCGATGGGTGTCCGCACGCCCGGGCGCGGCTGGGAGCATCGCTGGGCGCTGTCGGTGCTGCATACCGCGCTGGGTGGCGGCCTGAGCTCGCGCTTGTTTCAAGAGGTCCGCGAGTCCCGCGGACTGGCCTACTCGGTCTACTCGGCGCTGGACATCTTCGCTGACAGCGGGGCACTCTCGATTTATGCCGCTTGCCTGCCCGAACGTTTCGCTGATGTCATGCGGGTTACCAGCGAGGTGTTGGAATCGGTGGCACGCGACGGCATAACCGAGGCGGAATGCCGGATTGCCAAGGGATCGCTACGGGGTGGGCTGGTGCTCGGGTTAGAGGATTCCAGCTCCCGGATGAGCCGGCTGGGCCGCAGCGAGTTGAACTATGGCGCGCACCGCACTATCGAGCACACCTTGCGGCAAATTGAGCGGGTTACCGTCGAGGAGGTCAACGCGGTGGCCAGCCGCCTGCTGAGCAAGCGGTACGGTGCCGCTGTCCTCGGTCCCTACAGCTCGAAACGTTCACTGCCGCAACAACTTCGAGCGATGGTAAGTTAA
- a CDS encoding nitronate monooxygenase, which translates to MVLGFWDIAVPIVGAPMAGGPSTPALAAAVSNAGGLGFVAGGYVTAEQFAKDIAAARAATTGPIGANLFVPQPSVADWVQLEYYAEELEEVAEFYRVEVGHPTHGDDDEWERKLEVVADVRPEVVSFTFGAPPPDVIRRLSALGLLVSITVTSAYEAGVAIAAGADSLVVQGPAAGGHRGTFAPDMEPGEESLHQLLDRIGSTHDVPLIAAGGLGTAEAVAAVLRRGAVAAQVGTALLLADEAGTNLPHRQALKNPEFDSTLVTRAFSGRYARGLANNFTRLLDHVAPLGYPEVNQMTKPIRAAAIQAEDPHGTNLWAGTAYREARPGPAADIVASLTPDPRAL; encoded by the coding sequence ATGGTACTGGGCTTCTGGGATATCGCGGTGCCCATCGTCGGTGCCCCGATGGCTGGCGGCCCAAGCACCCCCGCGCTGGCTGCGGCGGTGTCGAACGCCGGCGGCCTGGGCTTCGTCGCCGGCGGCTACGTAACTGCGGAGCAGTTCGCCAAAGATATCGCCGCCGCGCGCGCCGCGACCACGGGCCCCATCGGAGCCAATCTGTTTGTGCCTCAACCCAGCGTCGCCGATTGGGTGCAGCTCGAGTACTACGCGGAAGAACTCGAAGAGGTCGCCGAGTTCTACCGTGTCGAGGTGGGCCATCCAACCCACGGTGACGACGATGAGTGGGAACGCAAGCTCGAAGTGGTGGCCGATGTGCGCCCGGAGGTGGTGTCCTTCACCTTCGGGGCACCACCGCCGGATGTCATTCGCCGGTTGAGCGCGCTGGGACTGTTGGTGTCGATCACCGTGACATCGGCCTACGAGGCCGGGGTGGCCATTGCGGCCGGCGCCGACAGCTTGGTGGTTCAAGGCCCGGCGGCGGGCGGGCACCGCGGCACCTTCGCGCCCGACATGGAGCCCGGCGAGGAGTCGCTGCACCAGCTGCTCGACCGCATCGGCAGCACGCACGACGTTCCGCTGATCGCGGCCGGCGGCCTGGGCACCGCGGAGGCCGTCGCCGCCGTGCTGCGCAGGGGTGCGGTGGCCGCGCAGGTTGGTACCGCACTGCTGCTTGCCGACGAAGCGGGCACCAACTTGCCCCACCGTCAAGCCTTGAAGAATCCCGAATTCGACTCCACCCTGGTTACCCGTGCCTTCTCCGGCCGGTATGCGCGCGGTCTAGCCAACAACTTCACTCGCCTGCTCGACCATGTGGCGCCGCTGGGCTATCCCGAGGTCAACCAGATGACGAAGCCGATACGGGCGGCGGCGATCCAGGCCGAGGACCCGCACGGAACCAACCTCTGGGCGGGAACCGCCTACCGCGAGGCCCGCCCCGGGCCGGCTGCCGACATCGTCGCGTCACTGACTCCCGACCCGCGTGCGCTGTAG
- the ald gene encoding alanine dehydrogenase has protein sequence MHIGVPTETKNNEFRVAITPAGVAALTHRGHEVVIQAGAGEGSAITDAKFKAAGAQLASTAQQVWSEADLVLKVKEPMPPEYGYLHAGQTLFTYLHLAASRPCTDALLASGATSIAYETVQTDDGALPLLAPMSEVAGRLSAQVGAYHLMRTHGGRGVLMGGVPGVKPADVVVIGGGTAGYNAARVASGMGSSVRVLDVNINKLRLLDAEFGGRISTRYSSAYELEGAVKRADLVIGAVLVPGAKAPKLIPNSLVAQMKPGAVLVDISIDQGGCFEDSRPTTHDDPTFAVHDTLFYCVANMPSAVPKTSTFALTNATMPYVLKLADQGWQAACRSDPALASGLSTHAGAVLSERVAADLGLPFTDPACVLA, from the coding sequence ATGCACATTGGCGTTCCTACCGAGACCAAAAACAACGAGTTCCGGGTGGCCATCACCCCGGCAGGCGTCGCCGCGTTGACCCATCGCGGCCATGAGGTGGTGATCCAGGCCGGCGCGGGAGAAGGCTCGGCGATCACCGATGCGAAGTTCAAGGCGGCGGGCGCCCAACTGGCCAGTACCGCCCAACAGGTGTGGTCCGAGGCCGACCTGGTGCTCAAGGTCAAGGAACCTATGCCGCCCGAGTACGGCTATTTGCACGCCGGGCAGACGCTATTCACCTACCTGCATCTGGCCGCTTCACGACCCTGCACCGATGCGCTATTGGCTTCCGGCGCAACGTCAATCGCCTACGAGACCGTCCAGACCGACGACGGCGCATTGCCATTGCTGGCCCCGATGAGCGAGGTTGCCGGTCGGCTCTCCGCTCAGGTCGGGGCCTACCACCTAATGCGGACCCACGGTGGGCGCGGTGTCCTCATGGGCGGGGTGCCCGGCGTCAAGCCCGCCGACGTCGTGGTGATCGGCGGCGGCACGGCGGGCTACAACGCTGCCCGGGTCGCCAGCGGCATGGGGTCCTCCGTCCGGGTTCTCGACGTCAACATCAACAAACTTCGGCTACTTGATGCGGAGTTCGGCGGCCGCATCAGCACCCGCTACTCGTCAGCGTACGAGCTCGAAGGTGCCGTCAAACGTGCCGACCTGGTGATCGGAGCCGTCCTGGTGCCCGGCGCCAAAGCTCCCAAGCTGATCCCGAATTCGCTTGTCGCACAAATGAAACCAGGTGCTGTACTGGTGGATATCTCGATCGACCAGGGCGGTTGCTTCGAGGATTCGCGGCCTACCACGCACGATGACCCAACATTCGCCGTGCACGACACCCTCTTCTACTGTGTGGCGAATATGCCCAGCGCAGTGCCCAAGACATCGACCTTTGCGCTGACCAACGCGACGATGCCGTACGTGCTCAAGCTCGCCGATCAAGGCTGGCAAGCGGCCTGCCGGTCCGATCCCGCGTTAGCTAGCGGCCTTTCAACGCATGCAGGCGCGGTGCTGTCCGAACGAGTGGCCGCCGACCTGGGCTTGCCGTTCACCGACCCGGCGTGCGTGCTGGCCTGA
- a CDS encoding Lrp/AsnC family transcriptional regulator — MPDNSTEATGRSSGSPKDVRQVELDDVDRTILSVLHGDARITNNALAQSVGIAPSTCHGRVKRLVDLGVIRGFYTDIDPVAVGLRLQAMIAVNLQSSARGKIRSFIQQIRRRRQVMDVYFLAGANDFILHVAARDTEDLRSFVVDNLNADADVAGTQTSLIFEHLRGAAPI; from the coding sequence ATGCCTGATAATTCAACGGAAGCAACGGGGCGCTCCAGCGGCTCGCCGAAGGATGTTCGGCAGGTTGAGCTTGATGACGTGGATCGCACCATCTTGAGCGTGCTGCACGGCGATGCCCGGATCACCAACAACGCGCTCGCGCAGTCGGTCGGGATCGCGCCGTCAACGTGTCATGGCCGGGTCAAGCGGTTGGTCGACCTCGGTGTGATTCGCGGGTTCTACACCGACATCGACCCGGTCGCGGTGGGGTTGCGGCTGCAGGCGATGATTGCGGTCAATCTGCAGTCCAGCGCTCGCGGCAAGATTCGCAGCTTCATTCAGCAGATCCGGCGTAGGCGCCAGGTGATGGACGTGTATTTCCTCGCCGGTGCAAACGATTTCATCCTGCATGTGGCGGCCCGCGACACCGAGGACCTGCGTTCGTTTGTGGTCGACAATCTCAACGCTGACGCCGACGTCGCAGGCACTCAGACATCGCTGATTTTCGAGCATCTGCGCGGGGCCGCACCCATCTAA
- a CDS encoding SRPBCC family protein yields MTELSGPSVTATVQIDASPDFVYGLITDLPTLATLAEEAVAMELRKGDAVAPGAVFVGHNESGKRRWTTRCTVTDAEPGRVFAFDVRHTVVPISRWQYDITAADGGCRVTESTWDRRPGWLRKVAKLATGVPDRAAANAEHIRLTLQRLKQRAETG; encoded by the coding sequence ATGACCGAGCTTTCTGGGCCGTCTGTGACGGCAACGGTGCAGATCGACGCCAGTCCCGATTTCGTGTACGGGTTGATCACCGACCTGCCGACACTGGCAACGCTGGCCGAGGAGGCGGTGGCGATGGAGTTGCGCAAGGGTGACGCCGTTGCTCCGGGGGCCGTGTTCGTTGGCCATAACGAGAGCGGCAAGCGGCGCTGGACCACCAGGTGCACCGTCACCGACGCCGAGCCGGGTCGCGTCTTCGCGTTCGATGTGCGCCACACCGTCGTCCCGATCTCCCGCTGGCAATACGACATCACCGCGGCCGACGGCGGTTGCCGGGTCACCGAAAGCACGTGGGACCGGCGGCCCGGCTGGCTTCGCAAGGTTGCCAAGCTCGCCACCGGCGTCCCCGATCGCGCCGCCGCCAACGCCGAGCACATTCGGCTGACGTTGCAGCGCCTCAAGCAACGCGCCGAAACCGGATAG
- a CDS encoding metal-dependent hydrolase: MSTVDDRAVGPHSNESSAADHERLVLEARDVEFDWANLPFHYVPNEPLATHVLNVLHLLLPAGEEFFVEVFKKTLPLIKDDQLRLDVQGFIGQEAMHSQAHSGVLAHFDAQGIDVTPFTDQAKWLFDKLLGERPRWSLRRQHSWLLEQVSFIAAIEHYTAVLGEWILNSPQLDVVGADPVMLDMLRWHGAEEVEHKAVAFDTMKHLRAGYWRQVRTQLAVSPVMLLLWIRGVRFMYSVDPYLPPGAKPRWRDYFRAARRGLVPGPLRLARVVGDYYKPGFHPSQLGGLGLAVDYLAVSPAARASH; encoded by the coding sequence ATGAGCACCGTCGACGACCGAGCGGTTGGTCCGCACTCGAACGAATCCAGCGCCGCCGACCACGAGCGTCTTGTCCTCGAGGCCCGTGATGTCGAGTTCGACTGGGCGAACCTGCCGTTTCACTATGTGCCCAACGAGCCGTTGGCCACCCACGTGCTCAACGTCTTGCACCTGCTGCTGCCAGCGGGCGAGGAGTTCTTTGTCGAGGTGTTCAAGAAGACGCTGCCGTTGATCAAGGATGATCAACTGCGCCTAGACGTGCAGGGATTCATCGGCCAGGAGGCAATGCATTCCCAGGCGCACTCGGGAGTGCTCGCCCATTTCGATGCCCAGGGTATCGACGTGACGCCGTTCACCGACCAGGCAAAGTGGCTCTTCGACAAACTGCTGGGGGAAAGGCCGCGGTGGAGCCTGCGACGGCAACACAGCTGGTTGCTTGAGCAGGTTTCGTTCATCGCCGCCATCGAGCACTACACCGCCGTGTTGGGCGAGTGGATCCTTAATTCCCCGCAGCTCGATGTGGTTGGCGCCGACCCGGTGATGCTGGACATGCTCCGGTGGCATGGAGCAGAAGAAGTCGAGCACAAGGCGGTGGCCTTCGACACCATGAAACATCTGCGCGCCGGGTACTGGCGCCAAGTACGCACTCAGTTGGCGGTCTCGCCGGTGATGTTGCTGTTGTGGATTCGCGGAGTGCGGTTCATGTACTCAGTGGATCCCTACCTGCCGCCGGGGGCCAAGCCGCGCTGGCGGGATTACTTCCGCGCAGCACGTCGGGGTCTCGTCCCCGGGCCGCTGCGATTGGCGCGGGTTGTCGGCGACTACTACAAGCCGGGCTTTCACCCGTCACAGCTGGGTGGGCTGGGATTGGCCGTCGACTACCTTGCCGTCTCACCGGCCGCCCGCGCTTCGCACTGA
- a CDS encoding PDR/VanB family oxidoreductase, with amino-acid sequence MDCAVPDSIWTSRPADLYGRRERDRFATALWGIRVLFGGFASASRWRPSRVAPVRRTHRATVIERNLVAPDVVALRLADPDGGLLPSWTPGGHIDVQLPSGRRRQYSLCGAPGRRTDYRIAIRRIDDGGGGSREMHEAYDVGDTLAFEGPRNAFYLGDEQDVLFVIGGIGITPVLPMIQVAAQRGIDWRAIYAGRSREYMPLLDELISVAPDRVTIWADDEHGRFASIDELLAGAGPATAVYVCGPTAMLEAVRLARDKHAGAPLHYERFSPPPVNDGIPFELELARSGHVLRIPANRSALGVMLDRDPTTAYSCQQGFCGTCKVKVLAGQVDRRGRTVEGDDEMLVCVSRAKSGRVVIDA; translated from the coding sequence ATGGATTGCGCTGTGCCGGACAGCATTTGGACGAGTAGGCCCGCGGACCTGTATGGCCGCCGCGAGCGGGACCGCTTCGCCACCGCATTGTGGGGTATCCGTGTGTTGTTCGGAGGCTTCGCCTCTGCCTCGCGGTGGAGGCCGTCACGGGTGGCGCCGGTGCGGCGGACGCACCGCGCCACGGTCATCGAACGCAACTTGGTGGCGCCGGACGTGGTGGCGCTGAGGTTGGCCGATCCAGACGGCGGACTGCTCCCTTCCTGGACGCCCGGCGGGCACATTGACGTGCAGCTGCCCTCGGGCCGGCGCCGGCAGTACTCGCTGTGCGGTGCGCCGGGCCGGCGCACCGACTACCGCATCGCCATCCGCCGCATTGACGACGGCGGCGGCGGCTCGAGAGAGATGCATGAGGCCTACGACGTAGGGGACACTCTCGCGTTCGAGGGACCGCGCAATGCGTTCTATCTGGGAGACGAGCAGGATGTGCTGTTCGTGATTGGCGGCATCGGGATCACGCCGGTGCTGCCGATGATCCAGGTGGCTGCGCAGCGCGGAATCGATTGGCGCGCAATCTATGCCGGCCGCAGCCGCGAATACATGCCGTTGCTGGACGAGCTGATTTCGGTAGCGCCCGATCGGGTCACGATATGGGCCGACGACGAGCATGGCCGGTTCGCCAGCATCGACGAGCTGCTGGCCGGTGCCGGGCCGGCGACTGCCGTTTATGTGTGCGGGCCGACGGCCATGCTGGAGGCGGTCCGGTTGGCCCGCGACAAACACGCCGGCGCGCCACTGCACTACGAGCGGTTCAGTCCGCCGCCGGTAAACGACGGCATTCCGTTCGAGCTGGAACTCGCGCGGTCGGGGCACGTTCTCAGGATTCCGGCGAACCGGTCGGCGCTTGGCGTCATGCTGGACCGGGATCCAACGACCGCCTACTCGTGCCAGCAGGGGTTCTGCGGGACGTGCAAGGTCAAAGTGCTTGCCGGGCAAGTCGATCGCCGTGGCCGCACCGTGGAGGGCGATGACGAGATGCTGGTCTGTGTGTCGCGGGCGAAGAGCGGCCGGGTGGTCATCGACGCTTAA
- a CDS encoding GNAT family N-acetyltransferase: MKSRDIRIREAKPIDFPKVVAMHYPVWRQSWSGILAAHLLDMLAQPNRWATEFYPQTLSRRGWKMWIAECRGHTLGMTMYGPDTTNPSDVQVDALYIAEESQRHGIGGRLLNKALHSNPSDDVILWCAEKNHKARSFYEKKHFELDGRTYTWKPLPGVSVPHVGYRLKRR, from the coding sequence GTGAAGTCCCGCGACATCCGGATCCGTGAAGCCAAACCGATCGATTTCCCAAAGGTCGTCGCGATGCACTACCCGGTTTGGCGGCAGTCCTGGTCCGGAATCCTGGCGGCGCATCTACTCGACATGCTCGCTCAGCCGAATCGGTGGGCCACCGAGTTCTACCCGCAAACGCTGAGCCGCCGCGGCTGGAAGATGTGGATTGCCGAGTGCCGCGGCCACACATTGGGTATGACCATGTACGGACCGGACACCACAAATCCAAGTGACGTGCAAGTCGATGCCCTGTACATCGCAGAGGAAAGCCAACGGCACGGCATCGGAGGCCGATTGCTCAACAAAGCCCTGCACTCGAACCCGTCGGACGACGTGATCCTGTGGTGCGCGGAGAAGAACCACAAGGCGCGCAGCTTCTACGAGAAGAAACACTTCGAGCTCGACGGCAGAACCTACACCTGGAAGCCACTACCCGGTGTGAGCGTGCCCCACGTGGGTTACCGGCTTAAGCGTCGATGA
- the dapB gene encoding 4-hydroxy-tetrahydrodipicolinate reductase, translating to MRVGVLGAKGKVGSTMVAAVQAAADLTLSAEVDAGDPLSLLTDGGTEVVIDFTHPDVVMGNLEFLIVNGIHAVVGTTGFTAERLGQLESWLAGNPKTSVLIAPNFAIGAVLSMHFAKQAAPFFDSAEVIELHHPYKADAPSGTAARTARLIADARKGLPPNPDATSTSLPGARGADVDGIPVHAVRLAGLVAHQEVLFGTEGETLTIRHDSLDRTSFVPGVLLAVRRIRERPGLTVGLEALLNLQ from the coding sequence ATGCGGGTAGGCGTGCTGGGGGCCAAAGGCAAAGTGGGATCAACGATGGTGGCGGCGGTGCAGGCCGCCGCGGATCTGACCCTGTCCGCCGAGGTGGATGCCGGTGATCCGCTGAGCTTGCTCACCGATGGAGGCACTGAAGTTGTCATCGACTTCACCCACCCGGACGTGGTGATGGGCAATCTGGAGTTTTTGATAGTCAACGGAATTCATGCCGTGGTCGGCACCACTGGCTTCACCGCCGAACGTCTAGGCCAGCTGGAATCATGGCTCGCCGGCAACCCAAAGACCTCAGTGCTGATCGCGCCGAACTTCGCCATCGGCGCGGTGCTGTCCATGCATTTCGCCAAGCAGGCCGCTCCGTTCTTCGACTCGGCAGAGGTCATCGAGCTACATCACCCATACAAGGCAGACGCCCCCTCGGGCACGGCTGCGCGCACCGCAAGACTGATCGCTGACGCGCGAAAAGGATTGCCACCCAATCCCGATGCCACCAGCACCAGCCTGCCTGGGGCCCGCGGCGCCGACGTCGACGGCATCCCGGTGCACGCCGTGCGGCTGGCCGGGCTGGTCGCCCACCAGGAGGTGCTCTTCGGGACCGAGGGGGAGACGCTGACCATCCGCCACGACAGCCTGGACCGAACCTCCTTTGTGCCAGGTGTGCTGTTGGCCGTCCGCCGCATCCGCGAACGCCCCGGCCTGACCGTAGGTCTCGAGGCATTGCTCAACTTGCAATGA
- a CDS encoding tetratricopeptide repeat protein, with protein sequence MTTTVRIQLLIAFMCVALLAYFVMLGRLAVAMIGSGRVAAVGLGLALLIMPFIGLWAMIATLRAGFAHQRLARLIAEDGMELDTSALPRRPSGRIQQDAADSLFDTVRTELEGDPANWRRWYRLARAYDYAGDRRRAREAMKTALELYGRCRPANE encoded by the coding sequence ATGACGACGACCGTGCGCATCCAGTTGCTAATCGCCTTCATGTGCGTCGCGCTGCTGGCGTACTTTGTGATGCTCGGTCGCCTCGCCGTCGCGATGATCGGCTCGGGCCGGGTCGCCGCCGTCGGGCTGGGGTTGGCGCTGCTGATCATGCCCTTCATCGGGTTGTGGGCCATGATCGCGACTCTGCGCGCCGGATTCGCGCACCAGAGGCTGGCGCGTCTCATCGCCGAAGACGGGATGGAACTCGATACCAGCGCGCTGCCGCGACGCCCGTCGGGGCGAATTCAGCAAGACGCTGCCGACTCGCTGTTCGACACGGTGCGCACCGAGTTGGAAGGTGACCCCGCCAACTGGCGTCGTTGGTACCGGTTGGCGCGAGCATACGACTACGCGGGGGACCGGCGCCGCGCGCGGGAAGCTATGAAGACCGCCCTCGAGCTATATGGGCGCTGCAGGCCCGCCAATGAGTAA